The genomic DNA GTGGAGATGGTATGTTCTGCAAAACAGTGTATGGAATGGTGGTGAGTGGCTAAGAACGTCACATAAGACTTCAGCACTTTATACTTCAGTATAATGCAAGACTGTTTAATGAGAACTTATTCATACGACTAACAAGACTGACTACAAGGTAGAATGAGGTGTGACAAGATATCAGTATGATAATGAATATTTCCATAATCATattgaaaatgaatattaaagTGAGAGCATTGATCGCGTGCATCATGATAAATTCCAACGGCTTTAATTAAGCTCTAAGTGATAAATGTGCTGTGTTTAATCAAAGCCTGGAACACATAATCAGGGTAAATAATGCATATTACACTAACCCACATGCTTATTGCGAATGATTTCTCCTCCTTCTATCTCAATTTGCTCATATAGCCACTTGCGGTCACAGCGACATTCAGCTCCGCACTTGTTGGAACCACACTTGGGACAAGCATAGAAACAGCCCAGGCAATCTTCATCAAGACAATCGCAGAGATCCATTCCACTGTAAAGGAGGAGTCCCTGGCTATCATAGACTTTACTCTTTGCTGGTATAACTTGTCTgcataatgaaaaataacagTTATTTCCACATTCAAAAATCCATCTATTTTGGTATCAAGTGGTTAATAGTTGTAGACAGAAGTTTGCTTTTTTCAGGTGTTAATTTAATGAGTCTAAAAGATGTACATATGTTACCATATGCAACAACCATTCCCTCTCCTAAATCATATCTTTACTGTTGTAGTGTGTTAGAACTCACTTCAAGAATGagaaagttttaatttctttaacaGCATGATCACTTACTTATTCAACCATTTTTGGATATTCTTCTTATTTATGACGCAAATTTGACTCTACATTACCTTTCAGATTATGATGTGAGAATCTGCCTTTATTTACCTCTATCTCTTGTAACATGTATAGTTGCAGTTTAAAGGAGGTTATGTAGAATCATTCAGGGTGCAcatgataattaaaaaatactCTTTATGCTTTACTCATTACTCATCTGTTACAGCTCTGCTAAACTACAGAATCATAGGAAAAAGTCTGGTTaggagggacctctggaagtcatcttGTCTGACCCTCTGTTCAAAGTCAGCCCAACTTAGATTAGGTTGTTTGGGGCCTTGTCAAGTTCTGAACAGCTCTAAGGTCAGAGGTTCCAGAACATCTTTGATCCAGCGCTTGACTACATGCAacctgaaaaaaagttttcctgacATCTTACAAGAATTTCCCTAGCTGCAACTTGTGTCCACATTGagtagaagaaagaaatggaagcgGAAGGGATAAGTAGTtttgtgagcagcacaggtagTGTTGTCTGGTTGCTGTCTTGTAAGGTGAAACTTCAGGCAGAGAGCAGGGGAAAGGAACTAATATCTTTCTGCATGATTTTCATAAGTTCTAGGACTAGTTACAACTGAGATTTTTATCCCCCTCAAATTTGGTTAACATTGATTTGGTCCAAAacttaactggaaaaaaacacaaaactcagCTGCATAAACCCCTCCTCTGTGTAGGATACCTGACTTTGAAGTTAGCCACATGAGAAAAGCTTAACTTGTCAtccagcatggcacagcatgttTGACAACAGTTTACTCACCTCCTTTTAAAGAAGGTAAGGTTCATCCTAACTTACACACTTTTGTTTCTGAGGTTACTGAAAGATGACAGCTCCCATCAATATTAAGTCTACTCTACTTTGTTCTTACTCTATTCAAGTTTAATTATTATTGGATTTCTAGTTTACACAAATTGATAGCTTCATCTATGGTCTGCTGTGTAGTATTGCCACACCTTACCAAATACTTGTTCTTATTTTAACTGATTGAAATACGGACTGTATTCTTTTTTaaccttctgttctgttttcctcaACAATGCACGCGAGTTGTAGCAGCAGTTTAGTTTACTCATTGctgtctttcaaaaacaaaataaaaccaaaaccatatAAGCAAAATATATTCTATACAGAAAATGTTAGCCTTACAGGGACGTTGATTGTCAAAGCTACACTATCTCAAAATGAAAGACAAGAAAGATAATAATGTAAATAATGGAAGCCTACCTGTCTGAATTAAATGATGTACTTTTTGTTTGCagccttcttttttcccttttactggTCTCAGGAGTGAACTCAGTCTGTCGTCCCGGATTAGCAAACTGCAGAGACTTCAAAGCCTTAGCTGTACGCCCCTGAACAGGAACAGAAAATATCATTTGAATATGAACATCAACCTATATCCATAAGGAAATGGCCTATCAAGCCTGGCTTTTGGAACAACTGAGGTAAATTGTTGATCTCAACTCTGCACTGAATCTCCTAGCAGAAACAATTTAAGTCTCAAAAACCAACAGTACAAGCTTTAGAATAGCAGCTGTAATGGATTCGTACTTTCAAATTTCAGCTTCACACCCTATCAGTCTCCAAATCATGCTGACATGTCATCCAAAAAATAGTCATGTGGCTGCTTCTGGGCTGAAAGGGTAGTTGCTTCTAGATTGCATTTCTGTTATACCACAGGGCATATATGCATGAGCTCTTGTTGATCTGATTGTCCAAACTTCTATTGATTATCTGCAACCATCTTGAACAAAGCGCCCAACAATGTACAAACTGTATTCCAAACTCAGCACTTGAAGAATCTTTCTCCCACGCTAGTTCATTACCGCCCCTGAACAAAGGCCATGGCCTTCGCAGCTCAGACACCACACAGTACATTTAATTCACCTCAGTGCAGGTTTACTTGGTAACAAACTGCTAGagatggtttatttttaaactcaaGAGACCAAGACAGCAGTGTATCTCTACATCCTTAGAAGCAACCTTTGCAATGTTCAGTTTTAAGCACACAAGCTTATCTTTTGCTAGGcctgaaaaataagtttaaataaaTGCTAGGCAGCAGTCTGGTATTTACATAGACTTAGAGGAGTAAATCACCCTAGTACAATCACTTGAATTAAAAAGACCTTAATATTTAATTAGGGAAcaggattatttttaaaggtgaaaaGTTCAATGTGTGCATACACTTTGAAAAGGCGCTCAGCTGAACAGTCTTTCAAATAAAGGTTTAAATACAGTGAGCATTTAAAACAGAGACATTTAAAAGGCTATACTCttttatatttctcttaaaaaaaaaaaaaaagttcatttcattATGTAGAACTTAAATGAAGCCCAATTCCAATAGCTTATAGAATTTAGAGGGGGTGAAAAACAGATCCATATACATACATCTGAATCAAGTTTTCTTCTTTGGCGATCTTCAGATTCAACATCCACGCTTCCATTTATTATCTGCATGCATTTGGGACAAAGCTTCCAACCAGGTACAAACTGCCTTCCAAACTTGGCACTTAGAAAAGTTGCATCATCTAAATCAATTGCACGtaagtttttctttgaaagttttcTGTGTATATTAAAGGGA from Struthio camelus isolate bStrCam1 chromosome 5, bStrCam1.hap1, whole genome shotgun sequence includes the following:
- the ARL14EP gene encoding ARL14 effector protein; the protein is MDPCSVGIQLQATNECHKTYYTRHTGFKTKQDISSSDLLLLQLRTGMTLSESNTICFHHAKIYIERFEDLQKSCCDPFNIHRKLSKKNLRAIDLDDATFLSAKFGRQFVPGWKLCPKCMQIINGSVDVESEDRQRRKLDSDGRTAKALKSLQFANPGRQTEFTPETSKREKRRLQTKSTSFNSDRQVIPAKSKVYDSQGLLLYSGMDLCDCLDEDCLGCFYACPKCGSNKCGAECRCDRKWLYEQIEIEGGEIIRNKHVG